The region AAACTACCCACTAATACTGAAAGACTTAAAAAGGGTTTTAAATAAAGTAGCAATTCATACTCAAATATGAAAACAATTAACTAAAAATAGTATCTAAAAGTCATTTGTATTTTCCTGTTATGTGTGACATAATCCTAATCATGGAGGAATTTCACAAAGTGATCCTAATTTTCACTAAGAATTTGTGGGTAAGAGGAACCAAAACATGTATTCAAAAGAATTCACTAAATTATTGAAACAACATACAAATGatagttatttgaaatgttgtaCTGAGTTTACCAAGATGAACAGACAGGACAGAATAGATGGTCgagaaataaagttaaatattaataagaaCTGTCAGGCTGttgttaaaaatacttaaaattcaaTCTATTTCCTATaactaacataaaaataaattcctcaTGGGGTAAAGCTTTCAATGTTCTAATCTGAGATCTTGAGACTACTATGTGGATAATAGTGCTCCTCCCTCCTATCCTTTctattcctttccttttattatttgagTACAAGTCAATCTCACCCACTAGATTAAGCTGTATTTAGGGCTATGGCTACATCTAATTGACCTTTACATACCCCACTGCACCTAGCACAGTTGCACACAAGTACATATGTTTcctgtacatacacatatattgcaGATTGTTTTCTCATGTGATGCCCTGACTCCTTTGTATATGAGACTTACTGCCTCCAGATGAATAACACCCCTGGGACTGAGTACCCTAGAACAGGCCACATGAAGTTTTTCACATGTCAAGCAATCTAATATAAAAACATTGCAAACCTAAAATTCAGAGTCTCTTTTATGGAAACTAAAATATGGACAGCATTTGAAAACATTAAGCATTTATACACATACAAAGTTTTAATGCAATAATACTAACCTGTAAATTAACTTGATCTGTGGATATTTTTAGAATAATGTAAATGTTCTAGAGACTGCAACTCCAAGTACACAGGAAAGTGAGGAATTACAGCTTCCTCCTAGCCaggatttagaaaaaaatgtccCCAGGAAATATTTCAAGCAGCTTGagagacacacgcacacacacaaaaaaaaaccaaacacaaaacTGCACATGACTCATTGTACTAATCAGGAAGGAGCTGGTTTCCTAACATCTAGTCCATTTCTGAGAAACTAAGCTTGCTTTCGCTTTTGACTGGCATGTGTTCAATAGAACAGTTGCAAGCTGTCCTTAATTGACAGAAGAAAGTGCTGTCTAGTAAGAAAAAGTAGAGGAGAGTCAGAGACTTTTTACTTTATAACATGACTAATGGGAATGTCACAGTTAGTATAGTAAGGCCACAGCATCACAGTATTTCAGTGCACTTTTGCAAATACAGAGCCATAGCGGGCAAAAGGGTGAAGGGGATTGAGCTACAAAGCTCCAGTTATATAATGCATAAACCACAGTAATGTAATATACTGAATAAGCTATATGgttaatgatattttaataactttgtatggggacTGATGGTTACAGatttattgtgatgatcattCCATAATGTAGCATATGTCAAGTCATTATGTAGTACACTTAACACTAatgtaatattgtatatcaactatatttcaatcaaaaagctattttataaaatgtaagaaaaatatatcagcattcagttcagttgagtcggttagttgtgtccgactctttgtgaccccatggactgcagctcgcctggcctccctgtccatcaccaactccctgagtttactcaaactcatgtccagtgagtcagtgatgccatccaaccatctcatcttctgtcatccccttctcttcccgccttcaatcttttccagcatcagggtcttttccagtgagtcagttcttcacatcaggtggccaaagtactggagtttcagcttcaggatcagtccttccaatgaatattcaggactgatttcctttaggatggactggttggatctccttgctatccaagggactctcaagagtcttcttcaacaccacagttcaaaagcatcaattctttgctgctcagttttctttcgagtccaactctcacatacatacgtgactactggaaaaaccgtagccttgactagacggacccttgtcggcaaagtaatgtctctgctttttaatatgctgtctaggtgggtcataacttttcttccaaggagcaagcatcatttaaattcatggctgcagtcaccatctgcagtgattttgaagcccaaaaaagtaaagtctgtcactgtgtccactgtttccccatctatttgcaatgaagtgatggcatagtcaataaagcagaagtagatttacatatacataaaatataaaatatataattttaaagtgtaagtaaattaacaaattaaatgctttacataagtattttaatatttcttctacACTTCAAGTTGGTAAATGGTGGTGTTACCCTCATAGTTGAAGTTGTTTTATACTTACTCCCATATAATACTCATTGAGCTTATACTCAGTCAAACTGTGTTTTAATTGCTGGACATATATCAGTTGACACAAGAAGTCAATGCTTTTCTGAACTTGAATTTCAGGTAGTCATAGGGAaaagtaaaaaagcaaacaaacaaaaacaaaacaaaaaaaaccccaggaTGATAGGATGGAGATTAGCGATCACGGAAGACCTCAATGAGAAGGTACTATTTAGCTGAGACcagtagaaaaagaagaaaccaatCTTGCCAAGACCTGGCATAAGACAGGCCCACATGCAGCAAATTGTTATACACAGATTGCTAAGACAAGAAGAACCTGAGTGTGTTCCAACAACTGAAAGTacacatgttagtcactcagttgtgtctgactctttgtgactccatgaactgtagctaccaggctcctctgtccatgggattctccaggcaagaatactagaatgggtagccattcacttctccaggggatcttccagacccagggatcaaacccaggtctcccacgttgcaggcagtttacttaccatctgagccaccagcgaagcccttcCAGCAAATGGAAGACCCAGACAAATCATATTTTTCAAAGCAAGTTGAAGTACTTCTTACCcagagacattttaaaagatactagcaaggaagaaaagaaaataataaaacaaaataaaataattaaaacaaataattctatTTGTTAAATTTCAGACACTGGCTTCCAGATGGGGAGAAACACCAATGTACCGTGAGATTAGAAGAACTTATAAATATTtcccttcctccttgaatatctcCCTTCCTCCTCACTTTCCTTTTCCCTCCTTCAGAAGCCCTgttgaggaggagaaaaagaagagtttaAGGGCAAACACAGTTTCAAATTCACATCCCACCTCTACGACGTGCTTAGTGAATTTGACCAGGCATATTATTTACCCTCCCTCAAGGCTTCCTGTTTTCTCACTGTAAGATGGAGACAAGACCACTTGTTTTGCATGATTATACTCAGGATTGAATTAGACTTGTAACATGTGTGCTCCTTAGAGCaataaatgttgtgaagtaattagcctccaactaataaaaaaaaaaattaaaaaaaaaaaagaaataaagctgctATTTCTGCTGCTATTCACTGAACAGACAAGGAAAGGCAGTACATAGAAGAGGTTAAATAGGAGGGTTTGGAAACAAGAATGATTCGGTTCAGATTATTTACAGTACTGTAATATGAGACAAGACATTAaatctttctgtgtctcagtttctatAAAATGGTGGGGAAATGTCTGTTATGAGATATCAATATTTAACCCATGTGGAGCTGTTGGCACAGAGCATGGAACCTGTGTGCAACACATGCAACTCCTTTCTGCCTGGGTAGTTGGTATTAAGTTCCACAGGCTGTGTATTCATAAATGTATAAGATGTGTCTTTTTCCTCACTTATGGCATGCATAAATGAGGAGCCAGTTCCACTGTGTGTCCATTATTTAAGGAAATTAAACCTAAAAATTGATATGCTTCCTCTTCTAGGTTTCCTAAACTGATCCCCAATTCTGAGACACATTCCATTATACTTAAGTATCTAATAGACACTTTTCCAAATAGTAAATGATCTCTAAGACGTCTTTCAAAGAAATTAATGTGAAGGTTCTAGTTGAGAAATTGTGTCAAACCCATCTTCCCTCCTACTGGGACAGCTTTCAAAAATTCCTTTTATGGTTATTGACTCACTGCTTTGCTCTCAGTGCTTTCAGTTTCATATTACTCTAAAGCTGTTAAAAAGTGGCTTGACTTCTGTCTGGTAGCTAAAGCAAAGCAAGCAAGACCTAGGATACGAGTGGGTGAAACAGAAGTCCAAAATCTAGTGAGAGACAGAGAAGTTGTAGAACCACTCCAACTAAGCTGAGAAGAAAACAGGTAAGAACTCTATTTTTTCCTCAGAGCATCTTTCTCTCGAGTGCTAAAGGAGCCCTGCTCTGGGAGAAGGAGACCATGATAAGATTAGtgcaggggtgggaaggggtctGCAAGGTTTCGTTAGTTTTCTAAAAAATGATCAGCattgtatgatgcagggaacacaAAGTTGGTGCTCTGTGAGGatctagagggttgggatggggaactAAGTGGGAGGATAACTTGGCAGGGGGGGATATGTATActtaatggctgattcatgcttatgtatggcagaaaccatcacaatattctagagtaattttcctccaattaaaaataaaataaaaattttaaaaagtcatcagcACCAAGACGGGCTGTAGCTCATCCTGCCATGACAAGGTCGGAGGACATCCTGGTGTTATCAGGTGGCAGCACGTCCTGGGTCATGACTGTGCCTGTGTGGAATTACTGGGCTAATCTAATAGCCTGAAACGAATTAGTATTGCCCTTCTCTTTGCTGATGTTGTCTGTGTTGAGTGGGGTACAGTTATATTACCAATGTCTTTATTATATTTGTTCAATACTGATTTGACTGCAGCTAAGAAACTGACAGGGTGACAAATATGTTATTTTCATGAGAAGGAAATAATACTAAATGAGATGTAGTGGTAATAGCCACCTGATGCTCTGAAGACAGAAAAAGCTGAAAATCAGAGTGAAAGATACAGATTCATGAAGACAGCATACTCTTCAGCCCTACTTGTGAAATTTGTTTCAAAGTGGACTTCTTACTTTAGAAATACCACAGATTTCACCACATTCAATTTCTTGGTGCCAACTCGAGGATGTCTTACGCCTTAGGAGCGGAATTCAAACTCACTACTTTACTAAAAAGCTTCCTCTTTAGAGACTACCGTGGCGCAGTGCTAAAGGCACCATCATTGTTTCCTCTGCCCTCTCTGGGTTCTCAAGGAGTTGTGATCTTGCCTTCTAGAAATTCTTCCTCTGACTTCCTTGACTTGGCACTAGCTCCATTTATCACTTACCCTCTGacagctctctctctccttttcagcTTCCCCTCCCTTtctgcctccccatccctctcTCCTTACTTCcacccctcttctttctcttcctgcttcaATTTCTTCTATAACATGGggtaaaagaacaaaacagaaaacttagAATGGTATGGCTGGAAATACAGCTATTTTCTTTCAACAACTTTCTTCTCTAGCTGTCCTGATATGCTTCCTGatcttttaatctttatttcattGTCCTTTTTCCcttacaaacatacacacatacatatatacaaacaatTTTCAACAACATGCAGTATTTGCAGTTGTAAGATTTACCCCCACATTGTTGTAGGCTATTTATTCTGAAGGTAGTAAATTTTAACTTTCAGATCCCTTGCTTCCACAAGCCCATACCAAGGTTTTGGAAGAGTCTTGAGCCACATGTTTCACAAGCCACATGTTTCACagattttttataaaatttgctAAAGTAAGTTCCACTTCTAGAATAGCAGTGTGAGAAGTTCTGTGGACACTTACTCCAGTAGAAATAGggataactaatgagaaaaaCATGCATTTCAAATCATTAGAAATTGTTCAGAGATACATATATCAAGCAATGAACATTTATTCATGAAATTCTTTATTCATAGTAagaattattgaataaataaataccaaatcTCTCATACATAGTAAGTACAACAAATCTCTCTGAATCCTATTCTGCTTTACATTTAATGTCTAGTATAAATTTTTAATTGAGGATCCAAAAGGAAAGATTTCCATGTAAACTAAATGGACGATTTTGTGCATGAGGGTAGCTGAATGCTGGCTGATAAGTCACTGTcatatcaatatttttaatgaactaCTCTGATTGTACTTCTGTAACTTTCTAAAAGGAGGCAGATCTTTCCCTCATCTCTCTCACTGTTGACATACAACTTTTGGCCATGTTGGGGGATTCTATGATTCCTCCTTCTGAATGCAAAATAACCTGATGAAAGCTCTTGATCTGTTTAGACTGGAAATTCTAATCCATCCCATCTCTTCCCTTGCAGACAAGGCAACATGGGCTCAGAGATCCACATGCCAGGCCCAGAGTGCCTCATTAAGAACGCTAATGGGCGACTGCTGGTTAATCCAAAAGCCCTGGAGATCCTGTCTGCCATCAGGGAGCCTGTTGTGGTGGTGGCTATCGTGGGCCTCTACCGCACGGGCAAGTCCTACCTGATGAACAAGCTGGCTGGGAAGAACAAGGGTGAGTGACACGGGCAGAGCCCAGGCAAGTCCCTTCTGTCCATCCACACCCCCAGCATGCAGAACAGTGATGTGAGGAGAGGAAGTGAGAGACCTGGGAGGAATATTGAAAGCTAACTTTCAGTCCACAGTTATGTCCATATTGTCACTATGACCTGAAAGAATCAGGTTTTGCTTTGTACATCTCTAATGACTAGgaatgttgagcatgttttcatatgtTCATTGATCACTTGAAtaatttctttggagaaacatattCAAGTTCTCtgctcattcttttttgtgggaTGATCTTTAATTTGCTTATTTGTGTTACATTGTAggacttctttatatattctggatatcaaTCCCTTATCAGATTCATAacaagcaaatattttctcccattctgagttaCGTACCTAAATCTGTAAAAAGTATCCTTTGATacacaaaagttttaattttgatcaaGTTCaacttatgtatttttattttgctatttatgTTTTGGgtatcatatccaagaaatcattggtAAATCCAAAATTGTGAAGTTCTTTTGTGTGTTTCAGCTCTAACATGTAGgtctttaagggcttccctggtggctcagagggtaaagcgtctgcctgtaatgtgggagacctgggttcgatccctgggtcaggaagattccctggggaaggcaatggcaacccactccagtactcttgcctggaaaatctggtgggttacagttcatgaggtcacaaagagtcggacactactgaacgacttcagtttcactttcattttcttgtagATCTTTGGTTCATTttggttaatttttgtgtaagggATGATTTCTGTCTTTCACCATTCAGTATAATGTTGTCTCtatcttttttaaattgttatttgttattgttatttactATGTtaagatcatttctttttatttctagcttGTTGATTGCTTTTATCATGAAAGGTATTTAATCTTTTCTTGTATTCAATACTCTAATTGCCCTGTTTCTCTGATTGTAAGATTAATACTTGTGGTGGTTTCAGTTCTCCTAAACTTGACCTTGTTAACCCATCCCCACTCCCAGAGCCACCTGATGTTAGGACCCCATTCTCTCTttccccatgccccctgcaggcttctctctgggcTCTACCGTGCAGTCACACACGAAGGGAATCTGGATGTGGTGTGTGCCTCATCCCAAGAGGCCGAACCGCGCTCTAGTTCTGCTTGATAcggagggcctgggggatgtggaGAAGGTAAGGAATGAGGTTACAATCTGGACTAAGCCCTCGTGCCTGAATGTCCTCtacacttttcattttcctttaaataagACCTTCGTTTAACCACgttttttcatttctgtctaTATGCTATGAAACCAAGCTAGGAACCAGGGGTTAGGAAAATATTCATAAAGCAGAATCCTAGAAGAAGAGCATAGTGGTCAGTAGACAGTATCCTAATTAATAAAAAGCTATAAGCTAAGCAAGttaacacagatgcaaaaaggGAGTACAGATAAACTCAAAGTGATGAATTTTATCCTGCAAAGAACTTTAGTTAAGAATTTAGTTTCTGAAGTGCCATACTCATGGATTTAAAGTCTATCAGTACCTCAATGACTTTAGCAAGTTATTCTAATCTATAAAACAGATGTAATAGATATACACTTGCCTCTGATATTGTAtggaatatttaaaagataagaagTGGAAAGTGTTAAGTGAACAACAATTGTTTAATGAGATAAATACAAGTATATTGCCCCCATATTAagacaatttttctgtaaaaataaagagaaaaaattaaatttgaattatatTTAAGCCCTTAGAATGTCCACCTGCAATGACTATTTGTTTTGCAACTACCTGCCAATGATCATAAGAGTTCAGTGAGAATCAGGGTAAACCAAAAACACTAATTACAAAACTATTCAAATTTCAAGTCCTATTAACAGTCATTTTTGCTGGAATTTAGCTGCTCTTACAGgtcatttgtctttaaaaaaaaaaaacaaaaaactctaatTAAATGAGTATCCTTTTACTACTGCTGATCAGGAAAGTGCCATAAGAATGAAACACAATCCTGGTAAAATATGTTCTGATTTTCAGGGTGACAACCAGAATGACTCCTGGATCTTTGCCCTAGCAATACTCTTGAGCAGCACTTTTGTGTACAATAGTATGGGAACTATCAACCAGCAGGCCATGGACCAACTGCAGTATCCTTTTGGGATCCAAACCACATCAAAGTCAGAGGGgagaccaaaattttaaaaatagctgactatgaatcctggtgaaacaaacacaagaaatataaaaaagaattcaatGGCAAGGGGAAAATCCTATAAcctactgaagaattgatacttggGATACTTGGGTTAAGAACAAAGGAGAAACAAAGGTTTTGTATGTGGAACTAATATAGGATTGGGGGGGTACTCTTCATTCATGCCAGTTTTCCTTATTTTGCTACTCAGCTATGTGACGGAACTGACAGATAAAATCAGGGCAAGATCCTCACCTGATGTGGATGGGGTTGAGGATTCAGCTGACTTTGTGAGCTTCTTTCCAGACTTCGTATGGACACTGAGAGATTTCTCCCTCAACTTGGAAGCAGATGAACAGTCCATCACAGCCGACGAGTACCTGGAGAATTCACTCAAGCTTAAGAAAGGTAAAGGGGACTTAGAATTGGTAAACAGATGACAAAATACTAAAAACTATTGTTCCTTAGTTTTCTATCAACAGTTGTCTTCTgtttatagtttctatttcttctcaaGGGGTGATTACTAAGAAGTAATGCTTGTTTACTATCTGAATTAATAGATTTGGTTTTAGATTACTTTTCTCCCTGTTCTAAGAATaaacttcttttcctttcaccTTCACTGTGCTGTGATTAGATTGATATCTCCATGCTTAGGGCTTGTGATGCTGTAATTAGCCAAAGAATAGGAGTAGAATGgtcatttatttgaagaaaagaaatgcaagcatGAACCATGCACAGTTCAGGGGTGATAATGGATTGCTACAGGCAAATATTGTCTAATCTAGCCTGCCAGTTGGTTTTCTAAATAAGATTTTATTGGAATAATGTCATACCCATTCATTTATAGTTTCTCTATGACTACTTTTAGGCTACAATAGGAGACTTGAGTACTCAGAAAAGAGATCATCTGGCttgcaaagtctaaaatatttattgtttgacCCTTCACAGGAAGTGTTTGCAAGACCCTACATTAGGCAaactccttttttcttcctccaggtACCAGCCCAAAAGATAAAACTTTTAATCTGCCTCGACTCTGTATCCGAAAGTTCTTCCCAAAGAAGAAATGCTTCATCTTTGATCGGCCCACTCACCGGAAGAAATTGGCCCAGCTTGAGGAACTGTGTGACGATGAGCTGGACTCCGAATTTGTGCAACAAGCTGCGGTCTTCTGTTCCTACATCTTTAGTAATTCCAAAACTAAAACTCTCTCAGGAGGCATCAAGGTGGATGGACCTCGTGAGTCCTATTCCCAGTCTTCACTCTCACTGTTAAGACTAAAGGATGGTGTGATAACATCCATGTAACTTCAACTTTAAAAACTGCACATCTACTGCTATTATCGTGTTAAATTCTAGGTGGCACCAACACTTCTGATAGGTTTTATTAGTCAGACTTCATAGTTGAGAAAAGATACAAAAGGCAAAGAATAAAAGCTCTAAGAGCTGAAAATTGTCCTAGTAAACTGGTCCTGCCCTATCCAACATGGTTTTCACTAGACAAGTGTGCCTATCTAAATTAAATGTAGctaataaaaaatatagaaatttaaCATTCTGATCACACAGCTATATCCCAAGGGCTCACACATCTGAGGCTAGTGGCTCCCACCCTGGACAGCACACACAGAACACTTAAATCATCACAGAAGGTTCTCCTGGAACAATTTTCTGCTAGAATAAACATAATGGAGGACTCATTTTTATTTGCTCCACAAATATTAATCAAATGTTTACCAGGACTGATGATACAGACATAAATGAGAGAGATATGGCTTCTGGCCTAACAGTGCCTGCTGCTAAAGTGAATGCGCTGAATGCATGCAGGACTTCGCTATCTAGAACAGAGGTTCTCAACCTTTGATATATTTATGCCACTTGAGGATCTTGCCAAAAAGGAGGGTCTAAGTCAGTCCAACTGGGATAGAggctgagagtctgcatttttaGCAGATTTTCAGATGCTGCTGAGGCATTGATGCTGTAAGACAAATGGTTGGTAATAAACATTAGAATTACACAGAATAGAAAGTTTCCTCATCCCATCTAAAATAAACATCATCATTTGTTCTCTATTGTAGGCCTAGAGACCCTGGTGCAGACCTATGTCGATGCCATCAACAGTGGAGATCTGCCCTGCATGGAGAATGCAGTCCTGGCCTTGGCTGAGATTGAGAACTCTGCCGCAGTGAAAAAGGCCATCGCCCACTATGACCAGCAGATGGGCGAGAAGCTGCAGCTGCCCACGGAAACCCTGCAGGAACTGCTGGACCTGCACAGGGCCAGTGAGAAAGAGGCCATTGAAGTCTTCATGAAGAGTTCCTTCAAAGACATAGACCAATTGTTTCAAAAAGATTTAGCGgtaatttttttctcaagtttATACAAACTAGGTTCTTAGAAAgtaaaataacagaagaaaatgagATGGGTGCTTATTTTGAGAAAAGTAATTCTCACTAGATATTTAAGTGGTGAAAACCAATCTGCATTATCATAAGAAGAACCAATTTTATTATGATATATCTTATTATGcactaaaacttttttctttcatgaataaGCAAATATTCTTTTCCCTATAGTTTCATTACATGCATATACAAGTAGCAGAGCTTCTAATCAAATTACATGCTCATTGTTATCAGACTCATTGGATATTTTGgcaataaagaaaatgttagttTTAGTTATCACAAGCAGACTTATATTGAGCCACATTAATTT is a window of Muntiacus reevesi chromosome 1, mMunRee1.1, whole genome shotgun sequence DNA encoding:
- the LOC136149322 gene encoding guanylate-binding protein 1-like, with product MGSEIHMPGPECLIKNANGRLLVNPKALEILSAIREPVVVVAIVGLYRTGKSYLMNKLAGKNKGFSLGSTVQSHTKGIWMWCVPHPKRPNRALVLLDTEGLGDVEKGDNQNDSWIFALAILLSSTFVYNSMGTINQQAMDQLHYVTELTDKIRARSSPDVDGVEDSADFVSFFPDFVWTLRDFSLNLEADEQSITADEYLENSLKLKKGTSPKDKTFNLPRLCIRKFFPKKKCFIFDRPTHRKKLAQLEELCDDELDSEFVQQAAVFCSYIFSNSKTKTLSGGIKVDGPRLETLVQTYVDAINSGDLPCMENAVLALAEIENSAAVKKAIAHYDQQMGEKLQLPTETLQELLDLHRASEKEAIEVFMKSSFKDIDQLFQKDLAAQLDKKRDDFCNQNLKVSSDRCSALLKDIFSPLEEDVKQGIYSKSGGYRLFIEKMQELKKKYLQEPRKGIQAEEILQEYLKSKESVTDAILQTDQTLSEKEKLIEVERVKAESAQAAAKMLEEMQIKNQQMMEQKEKSYQEHVKQLTEKMERDRAQLLEEQERTLALKLQEQSRLLQEGFQEENKRLQNEIQNLQRKMEKPRNPCVIS